One Oncorhynchus keta strain PuntledgeMale-10-30-2019 chromosome 34, Oket_V2, whole genome shotgun sequence genomic window, AACTAATATTAGACAGCAAGGTAGGCCTAAAAACCATATCTAGATTGTTTTCAAGTTTATGGGTGATTTATCTTGATTTTTGAAACTTTTTCTCTGAATAAGCTTTGTTGCACAATTAATACACTGGATTTCAAACAGGAATAATCTAATGAATTCTGGGATTATAAATATAAACCTTTGACCCACTAATGATTTaattattttatcaaaatagtttaacctgcttttttttgcaataatcactgatctggctttcaaAGCTTCATATGAAAATCCATTTTTGTTAACCAGAATCATGTTTTATActcattgcacatttataaaacataGACTAGATGGCTAGCGCTTAAGTCTGTGTCTAAAATGCTGCTAGCGGTACGTGGTACTCCAGCGCCAGACAAACTGAGCATTCATTAATTTCCCACAATCATGTTCATTGATACTTCCATTTTCGTAGATAACTAGGTACTAAATTAGCAAACCAAATTCACATCTTCAGAGCATTTAGCTCTGTAAAACACAGCATCACATGATGCAAAATTCATCATACGGGccagatttctgtattttgaaagttacatctTGAAAACTTGGGAgtatgtcaacaatggactaatgaaacaaataccaaaatatcgtTTTTGGGTGGGGGTTTTCCTTTAATAGTTCTAAGATATTtagctggcaaacatttagttgtgaattccatactTTAACTAGATCACCTGGCGCATGCTGCACAACAATGTGACTCACAAAGCTCCGATGTCTTGATGTTGTGTGCATGTAAACAAACGTGACTGGGGACTACCGGTAGGCCTACACTTCATAATGAATAATAAtctgacaggtgaaatgaagaacgtgTGATCTGCTTTATTTCCTAACCTactgcacaagttgactgcaggtatttactttggtattgaaaaaccatcccgtggctatttccaaatactcTGGAATACGGCATATACAGTATACCTACCAAGCCTACTGCAGACCATCTGGCtccagggagaggaagggagtgtATTTAGTGTCTACAGCCCAAAGTTGAAGGTTAGGGAGATAGTCCGTAGATTCTGATGAATATTATATATGCCAATGACTACGCTAACTCTCTTGACTCTTCTTTTTGAGTATTGCTAAATTATCATGGTGATATAAAGCatattttaaatgaattaagtCTCAATGTTATTTACTCAACTTTTTTATACTGgaataattatattattttaatCTCAGCCGCTATTATGGAAAGTGATATTTATAGTATTCCAGGCAGAGGCTAGCCTATTGAAACATTTGTTCTTGTAGCAGTCAACCTTTAGATGACTACTTTCCCACATAGTCTGGAAGCAGCTGCTTGGGATCTGAATTAGTGgcggcatcccaaatggcactgtatTCCCAAGATAGGGCTGcagtaaaaagtagtgcactatgggtcctggagtgatcaaaagcagtgcactatatagggaatagcattTGGGACGCAGATAGCCTGTCTCACCACATGACTTACTTGTTCTCTCTATGCAGGTTAGTGTAGTTTTAAGAGGAACTTTTCTTTTCCCCTTTCTCACAATGTCATTCATCAAGACATAACCAGGAGGGAAATGTGATTTGAGGTTCTAGGAATGCCTGTGCTTTTCCACCAAGGTAAACAAAGGATACGTCCCaactggcacccttttccctagcctatacagtgcactacttttgatcagagccatatgggtcctggccaaaagtagtgcatttaAAAGGAATACTTTGAGATTTTGGCAATGagtccctttatctacttcctcaGAGTCCGACGaccttgtggataccatttgtatgtctctgcgtccagtatgaaggaagttagaggtattGCGAGCCAATGTTAACTCGCGTTGTTAGCTATTTCCATAGACTTCTAGTCATTGCTTTAACTGTAGTTAGCAATTGAGCTAAAGCTAGTGAGAAACTACCTTCCAACTGCATGCAGAGACAtgaaaatggtatccacgagttcatttGACTCTAGGGAAGTAGATCCCGGAGTATCCCTTTATTTGGGACGCAGACAAAGACTTCTCCAACGGAAGGGACTTTGATCCCTAAAATTGTTCTACCGGTATGTAGACCTTCATCATGCACTGAAAATAATAGGCTTACACTTTGATATTATTTCTATGATTACTAAGTCTGAAATATAGTATGTTCAGTTGGAAACATGATATCAGTAATATGCAAAAAATTATttctctcccccccaccccctctctcactctctccctctccaggtgTAACGGCGCCTGGCTAGCGGGAGGCGGAGCATGCATGTGAGATCAGAGATCAGATTGGACGTGGAGCTGTGATGCGTGCGGCGAGCTGCAGGATGAACGTGGCGGCCATTCTGAATGGCCTGCTGGTGTCGGTGGTGGCAGCACTGCTCTGGAAGTACGTGAGGCTAAGTGAGCATGCTGCAGTACTGGAGGAGGAGCTGCAGCTGACCCGCCAGTCCCAGGAGCTGTCCCAGGCCCGGATAGACTACCACGCCGCTCTGCTCGCCCTCCAGGAGCATGGCACCCGTATGGTCTGCACCGGAAAGATGCACACTGACCGCATCTGCCGCTTCGACTACCTGTGCTACTGCACCGAGGCTGAAGAGTTTGTCTTCTTCCACAGCAACTCCTCCTTCATGTTGCCCAACCTGGGGCCCCGGCGCTTCCAGCCGGCCCTGCTGGACCTGTCCTCTGTTGAGGATCACAACACCCAGTACTTCAACTTCCTGGAGCTGCCCGCAGCTGCCCTCAAGTTCATGCCCAAGCCTGTGTTCGTCCCTGACGTCACCCTCATCCTCAACCGGTTCAATCCGGATAACCTGATGCACGTGTTCCACGATGACCTGCTGCCCATCTTCTACACCATGCGGCAGTACTCGGACCTGGACGATGAGGCCCGCCTGGTCTTCATGGAGGGCTGGGGTGAGGGCGCACACTTTGACCTCTACCGCCTGCTGAGCAGCAAGCAGCCACTTCTCAAAGAGCAGCTGAGGAACTTTGGCAAACTTATGTGCTTTACTAAGTCCTACGTGGGCTTGTCCAAGATGACCACATGGTACCAGTACGGCTTTGTCCAGCCACAGGGCCCCAAAGCCAACATCCTGGTCTCTGGGAATGAGATCCGGCAGTTTGCCTCATCGCTGATGGAGAAGCTCAATATCACcacgagaggaggagaggagagtgcagCGGAGGAAAAGGATGAGTACTTTGTAGTGTTCAGTCGCTCCATCAACAGACTCATCCTGAACGAAGCGGAGCTGATCCTGGCGTTAGTGCAGGAGTTCCAGATGAGAGCGGTGACTGTGTCTCTGGAGGAGCAGAACTTCCCCAGAATCGTCAAGGTCATCAGCGGGGCCTCCATATTGGTCAGCATGCACGGGGCCCagctggtctcctctctcttcctcccccggGGGGCCGTCGTTGTGGAGCTCTTCCCCTATGCGGTCAACCCAGAGCAGTACACCCCTTACAAAACCCTGGCCTCTCTACCAGGCATGGACCTGCAGTATGTGGCCTGGAGGAACATGGTGGAGGAGAACTCTGTGGCCTACCCAGAGAGACCCTGGGAGCAGGGAGGTATAGCCCACCTGGATAAGGAAGAGCAGGATCACATCCTGACCAGTAAGGAAGTACCCAGACATCTGTGCTGCCGCAACCCTGAGTGGCTCTATCGTATTTACCAGGACACCATAGTGGACATCCCTTCTTTACTAGAGGCTCTCAGAGCGATCGTGAAAACCAGGCCCAACCTGAAGAAGGCCAAACCTGCCAGCACGGTCCACCCGGGCCGGGTCAGAGAGCCCCAGTGCCAGACATCGGTTCAGGCCACCAACGAGGCCAAGCTGACTGTGTCCTGGCAAATCCCCTGGAACCTGAAGTACTTGAAGGTCAGGGAAGTGAAGTACGAAGTGTGGATCCAGGAGCAAGGAGAGAACACGTACATGCCTTATATTCTCCCCCACCAGAACTATACCTTCTCTGAAAACATCAAACCCTTTACGACGTACCTGGTGTGGGTGCGCTGCATCTTTAACAAAAACCTCCTGGGGCCTTTTGCCGATGTACTCATGTGCAGGACATAATTTGTGTTGATCTATACAGTTACAAGTTTGTGACTGCTTGTTCCGGATGATCAGATAGTGGGGTTGTGGATTACTGAAGGTGATACTAGATAagttcagccagtagttttgaaagtagcGCTCACGAGCCAAAATGGGTCCCAGAAAATTGTGCACAATTGTATACGATGTCAttcattttgtatgatatgttacgtcctgCACAATAAATGTATATTTCCtacaattcgtatgatatgttacgaatttgtaaGTGCTTAAGATCCCGTTCAATCTCATTAATATGAAAATCTGTGATTGAGTATAGTCTCCGATTTGAGGATagttgatgtgatgtgatttgtaTCTAGGATGAGAGACAACCATGTCCTCACACAGAGAGTGAAATGCAATGGAAGTTCAATGGCATTTAGCATGGGACGCAGGAACACAGGATGCATCGTCTGTACCAATAGCAGAAAGTACTATACAACGTATCTTTGTGAGATATAGGAATTTCTTTAATATACTTATgagcaaaaatattttttattagtCTAAAAACACTGAACCTATCTATATCTGTACTTATTTGAGTATGTAATGTAGGTTTTCAGCAAAGCTCAGATTTGATTGGTTTGTGATTTATCTGAGAAATCACAACTTTGTGGCTTAGCCTACCCTCCTGCACAAAGTTGTAGCTTTGTCATGTTGCCTTTCTAATTGTCAATTTACATAATTGTTTGCAGAATGTTGCCAaaaccttaaagggatactgtAAGATTCTGGCAAttttctacttacccagagtccgATGAACTCGTGGGCACCCTATTTATGCCTCTGCGTGCAGTATGAAGGAAGATAGGATTGCAAAACTACttctaactagcattagcacaatgactggaaatctatgggtatctgctagctgGGTATCTGCTTCAGGCCTGGAcaattccagtcctcgggggcctaATTGGTGTGACACTTTCCCCGTCCCTAGCAAACACACCTGATTTTAAACGAATTCAATTTTTAACTGAAgttcatgattagttgattattggagtcaggtgtgttagctggggcaaaagtgtgacaccaatcaggacCCAGAGGACTGGACTTGCCCAGGCCTGCTAGCTGCAAATACCCATACACTTCCAGTCATTACACTAAATCCAGTTAGCAATTATGCTAgcactagttagcaacttccttcaaaccgCAATCAGAAACATATAAGAAGGGTGTCCATTTGTTCATTTGAccctggggaagtagataaaggtcctcattgccaaaatcctgaagtatccctttaagagaAACCAAAATGAATTTGAAAATGTGGTTACAAGTCTACAGTACCATTAAGTATGTGTTATTAGTTGTAATTGAATTATCTTGTGCTTCATTGAGGCTTTAATATTTGCCAGTTACCTTTTTGAACTATTGTGACCCATGGATAATAAATTCTTCCTCTTCTAGATTATTTGAGATATTTATTCAAGGCAGATAAAAACTGTGTGTCCAGGAAAAAGTTTGTAGTTTTCTAAAGATGCGGACTAAAACATGCATTATTCCTTCAAATAGTAGCAGTCTTTTACGAACATTGTTCCTCTAAATGAAAATAAAGAGAATATATTATGTATTTATGTGAAAGGTTCTGTTGCTATGCGGTGCAGTTGCTAGATATGCGAGGGTTAGTTCTATTTCTTTCAGAAAAACTGTAACTTCTTTAATCAGTTTCTTTGTCATTGTGTGTCAAAAGATAAATACAAAAAGGTTCATGCCACTTCAGTGTGCCCATTACAGCAATTCTGAGTTCAATTGtcctattattattttttattcagTCTACACAGTTGCAGAAAATGATCAGAATTCCTTACTTACTATTAATCGGTACCATTTCTGATTGTGATCATAGAACATGTGTGCAGGTTATATGCATGCATAAACTTGTGAAATAATTAGCCTGTAATGCTTTGGTAATGACTACTATACCCTGAATCAAACTGGAGTAATAACCCATTCTATGGCTCATCAAtgctgctaaccatgtgtgatTCAGTGTctttatcccaaatggcaccctcttccctttaacagtgtACTACATTTGACCAAGAACTATAAAGGTCAGCAGAGCctaaaagtagtgctctatagggaatagggtgccattttgggactcaGCCCAAGTCTATATGGTGGTGTGCAATGCTGCCTGTTACATTTCATTGCCTTGTGGTGTGCAAAACTAAAGTAATGGCTAGCTTCCCAGTATGTGCCAAGCCCTCAGAGTACGAGTGCTGATGTAAGATCAGCTGCAGCCCTCGTGTCCTGCTAAGCGTATATGCATTGCCTTCAGAACGTATTAACACCCTTTGAATTTTTCAACatttacaaagtgggattaaaatggttGGAAAAAAACATACAATTAAATCCATCTACAAATaatctaatgtcaaagtggaagaaaaatgacACTAATACAGTATATCTTTATAAGTATTCAACCCACTTAGTCAATACATGTTTCTCTGGGCAAGTCTCTAACAGCTTTTCACACctgaattgtgcaacatttgcccctTATTCTTTTCACAATACTTCAAGTTCTGTCATTGtttattgatcattgctagacaactgTATTtgggtcttgccatagattttcaagcagatttaagtcaaaactgtaactcagccactcaggaacattcagtgtcttcttggtaaacaaccagtgtagatttgaccttgtgttttaggttattgtccttctgaactgtaaattaatctcccagtatctagtggaaagcagactgaaccaggttttactctaggattttgcctgttctTAGCTCCATTTAATTTCTATTTTaacctgaaaaactccccagtctttaGCGATTACAAGCGTGCCCATAACATTATGCAGCCGTTTCTATGCTTGAAAAgaatggagagtggtactcagtaatgtgttgtattgggtTTGCAccaaatataacactttgtatttaggacaaaaagtgattgctttgccacatttttttcagtattactttactgccttgttgcaaacataatgcatgttttggaatatttgaattatgtacaggcttctttagtttcactctgtcaattaggttagtattgtggagtaactacaaagttgttgatccatcctcagttttcaccTTGCACAgctgctcaaagggatattcaatgtctgtttattttaagtatttttttaaaacttatttaggattgccataacaaaggggttgaatagttattgactcaagacatttgagcttttcatttttaattatactgaacaaaaatataaactcaacaatgAACAattttactgatttacagttATGAGGAAATGAGTCCAtttaattcattaggccctaatctgtggatttcacatgactgggcaggggcgcagggcctgggagagcatagacccacccacttgggagccaggctcaCCCACtgggtttaatcagcttcttgatatgctacacctgtcaggtggatggattatcttggtaaatgAGAGATAATCCCTTACAGGGATTTAAAGAAATGTCTGCTCAGAATTGGATAGAaacaagctttttgtgcatatggaacagttctgggatcttttatttcagctcatgaaacatgggaccaacaccttacatgttgcctttatatttttgttcagtataatttagAATTTTTGGGGAAatcatcattccactttgacatcatcattccactttgaatcaattttaaattcaggctgtaatacaacaaaatgtggaaaaaggtcaaggggtgtgaatactttctgaaggcactgtattgtgATCTAAAAGGTTAAACtgtcctaaatcagcactcctactctgagcgCTTGACATGCGGCCCCAGATCACTCTGTCCCACGGTTGAGTTTTCAGCAGAGGGCACAGGTTTGAAACGTTTTTTGAGGCAGCTGAGAGTGGTGACGGGAATCTGTGAATCAATAGCATTGGATTGGGTTTCTCTCTTCCCCTAAAACAACACTAGTGACACACAGATCGCCAGTGCCAATTCATAGACTTTGCAATGTGTTGCATTGTTGATTATTGGTATAATCATTTAATGGACATTAATGGTGTCATAATAATCAAGGGATTTAAATGCAGTGCTGACTTGCTAGTATGTGAATACTACCCATTGACGTATCCTACTGATGAACTAAATTCCACATTAACTGGAATTTGTCCCTTTTTGACTGAGATGTTTCGGTCCAACTTGAACTGTTTGAAAAAAAGATGCTCTCAAATGCAGTTCTGTCAGTGTTTGTATTCAAGAGATTATTTTGAACTGTTTTTGTTCAATGTGATGGTGTATTTTGTGTGTTTCTTTTGCTTGTTAGCTTGTGTATACCACCTCCAGTAAAAAAATGAATATATTTGCTAAGACTGAAGTGTGCCAGAAACTAGTGTACATGTATTATGTTTATTATAATGATTTTTAAAAAGTAAGTATTGAGTAACTGAGTTATTTAATTAAGCAACAttattttatatacagtaccagtcaaacgtttggagacacctactcattccagggttttatttttttactacattgtagaataatagtgaagacatcaaaactaggaaataacacatatggaatcatgcagtaaccaaaaaacaaatcaatatatgttttatatttgagattcttcaaagtagccaccttttgcattgatgacagctttcaacactcttggcattctctcaaccagcttcatgaggtagtcacctggaatgcatttcaattaacaggtgtgacttTGTTAAATTAAtttctggaatttctttccttattgcatttgatccaatcagttgtgttgtgacaaggttggggtGGGATACAGAAcattgccctatttggtaaaagaccaagtccatattatgggaaGAACAGCTCgaaaaagcaaagagaaatgacagtccatcattactttaagacatgaaggtcagtcaatccagaaaacgtcaagaactttgaaagtttctcaaagtgcagtcgcaaaaaccatcaagggcaaagatgaaactggctctcatgagaactgccacaggaaaggaagacccagagttacctctgctgcagaagataagttaattagttacctgcctcagaaattgcagcccaaataaatgcttcacaagagttcaagtaacagacacatctcaacatcgacTTTTCGGAGGAAACtccatgaatcaggccttcatagtcgTATAGTggagttcaagaagaagaaaatatttaccaagcaggctaaaataaaaagtaataataaaagtaacacaataacaatgacaacaaggctatatacaggggtacctgtcaccgtgcaggggtacaggctaaattgaggtaatctgtacatgtaggtgagggtgaagtgactatgcataggtaacaaacaaacagcgagtatagcagtgtacaagaggggagggggggggtcaatgtaaattgttcggtggcgatttttatgaattgttcagcagtctaatggcttgggatagaagctgttgaggagccttttggctctagacttggcgctctggtaccgcttgccgttcggtagcagagaaaacagtctatgacttgggtgactggagtctctgacaattttatgggctttcctctgacatcgcctattatatacagttgaagtcgtaagtttacatacacttaggtttgagtcattaaaacttgtttttcaaacactccacaaatttctatagttttggcaagtcggtaaggacatctactttgtgcatgacacaagtaatttttcaaaataaTTGCTTACAGATAATTgcttacagattatttcacttataattcactgtatcacaattccagtgggtcagaagtttacatacactgcgttgactgtgcctttcagcagcttggaaaattccagaaaagggtgtcatggctttagaagcttctgataggctaactgacctcatttaagtcaattggaggtgtacctgtggaaatatttcaaggcctaccttcaaactcgacgcctctttgcttgacatcatggggaaatcaaaagaattcagccaatacctcaggaaaaaaatggtagacctccacaagactggctcatccttgtgagcaaattccaaaggcctgaaggtaccacatttatctgtacaaacaatagtacacaagtataaacaccatgggaccacggagccgtcataccgctcaggaaggaaacgcgttctgtctcctagagattaatgtactttggtgtgaaacgcgcaaatcaatcccagaacaacagcaaaagaccttgtgaagatcctggaggaaacaggttcaaaagtatcaatatccacagtaaaacgagtcctatatcgacataacctgaaaggccgctcagcaaggaagaagctactgctccaaaaactgccataaaaaaagacagactatggaTTGCAAATGCAcaaggggacaaagatcgtactttttggagaaatgtcctctggtctgatgaaacaaaaacagaactgtttggccataatgaccatcgttatgtttggaggagaaagggtgaggcttgcaagctgaagaacaccataccaaccgtgaagcacgggggtggcagcatcatgttgtgagggtgctttgctgcaggaggaactggtgcacctCACAAATTAATGGCATCATGacgcaggaaaattatgtggatatattgaagcaacatctcaagacatcagtcaggaagttaaagatttgtcgcaaatgggtttccaaatggacaatgacccaaagcatacttccaaagctgtgacaaaatggcttaaggacaacaaagtcaaggtattggagtggccatcacaaagccctgacctcaatcctatagaacatttgtgggcagaactgaaaaagtccatgcgagcaaggaggcctacaaacctgactcagttacaccagctctgtcaggaggaacaggccaaaattcacccacgttagtgtgggaagcttgtggaaggctacccgaaacgtttgacccaagttaaacaattcaaaggcaatgctaccaaatactaattgagtgtatgtaaacttctgacccactgttaatgtgatgaaagaaataaaagctgaaataaatcactctctactcttattctgacatttcacattcataaaataaagtggtgatcctaactgacctaagacatggcatttttactaggattgaacttcaggaattgtgaaaaacttaatTTAAACATATAAGcctaaggtttatgtaaacttcaactgtaggtcctggatggcaggaagcttgaccccagtgatgtactgggctgttcacactaccctctgtagcgtcttgTGGTCAGATGttaagcagttgccataccaggcagtgatgcaaccggtcaggatgctctcaatggtgcagctgtagaaccttttgagcatCTGGGGgcctatgccaaatcttttcagtcttctgagggggaaaaaGTTTTGTTGTGCCCTATGTTTGGACTATGATAGTTCATTGATGAtgtcgacccgctccactacagccccgtcgatgataa contains:
- the LOC118367714 gene encoding protein O-linked-mannose beta-1,4-N-acetylglucosaminyltransferase 2, translated to MRAASCRMNVAAILNGLLVSVVAALLWKYVRLSEHAAVLEEELQLTRQSQELSQARIDYHAALLALQEHGTRMVCTGKMHTDRICRFDYLCYCTEAEEFVFFHSNSSFMLPNLGPRRFQPALLDLSSVEDHNTQYFNFLELPAAALKFMPKPVFVPDVTLILNRFNPDNLMHVFHDDLLPIFYTMRQYSDLDDEARLVFMEGWGEGAHFDLYRLLSSKQPLLKEQLRNFGKLMCFTKSYVGLSKMTTWYQYGFVQPQGPKANILVSGNEIRQFASSLMEKLNITTRGGEESAAEEKDEYFVVFSRSINRLILNEAELILALVQEFQMRAVTVSLEEQNFPRIVKVISGASILVSMHGAQLVSSLFLPRGAVVVELFPYAVNPEQYTPYKTLASLPGMDLQYVAWRNMVEENSVAYPERPWEQGGIAHLDKEEQDHILTSKEVPRHLCCRNPEWLYRIYQDTIVDIPSLLEALRAIVKTRPNLKKAKPASTVHPGRVREPQCQTSVQATNEAKLTVSWQIPWNLKYLKVREVKYEVWIQEQGENTYMPYILPHQNYTFSENIKPFTTYLVWVRCIFNKNLLGPFADVLMCRT